In Kryptolebias marmoratus isolate JLee-2015 linkage group LG4, ASM164957v2, whole genome shotgun sequence, the following proteins share a genomic window:
- the suox gene encoding sulfite oxidase, mitochondrial — protein MLLLRRCHGLTRCGPVSTHRHKVTPAVASCTARLCSSSGAEDQRLSQRTNWKHVLAGLLAGTGAVLAYGLHQHKAEQADVGVSTLEKSSPLPIFSQDEVTKHSSLEHGVWVTYKGSVYDITEFVAMHPGGNKILLAAGGALEPFWALYAVHNQEHVLEILSQYKVGELTEDDLKKQRAAEPTDPFSSDPERHPVLRINTRKPFNGEPPPEILSDSYITPAAFFFKRNHLPVPQVDPASYRLQVEGLPGGGLTLSLEDLKTKFPKHTVTATLQCAGNRRSDMNKVKAVKGLNWGITAIGNARWSGARLRDVLLAAGFGPDVARWARHVHFEGLDKDVTGTPYGSSIPLSKAVSEEGDVLLAYEMNGEEIPRDHGFPVRVVVPGVVGARNVKWLGRVVVSAEESGSHWQQHDYKGFSPGTDWDHVDFKSAPAIQELPIQSAITVPADGAVIDRSDETLTVTGYAWSGGGREVVRVDVSLDGGETWQVAQLRSGEKGQAPEAPPPPGRAWAWKLWEITAPLPPEAQELEIVCKAVDSSYNVQPDTVPPIWNLRGLLSNAWHRVTVRVRDD, from the exons ATGCTGCTTCTCAGACGCTGCCACGGTCTGACGCGATGTGGACCAGTCAGCACCCACAG ACACAAGGTGACGCCCGCCGTGGCTTCGTGCACAGCccgtctctgcagcagcagcggcgcCGAGGACCAGAGGTTGTCCCAGCGCACAAACTGGAAACACGTCCTGGCCGGGCTGCTGGCTGGTACAGGGGCAGTACTGGCTTATGGCCTGCACCAGCACAAG GCTGAGCAAGCGGATGTTGGGGTGTCGACGTTGGAGAAGAGCTcccctctgcccatcttcagccaGGACGAAGTCACAAAGCACAGCTCCCTGGAACATGGCGTCTGGGTCACTTACAAAGGCAGCGTCTATGACATCACCGAGTTCGTGGCGATGCACCCCGGCGGGAATAAAATCCTGCTGGCAGCAGGTGGAGCTCTTGAACCTTTCTGGGCTCTGTACGCCGTACACAACCAGGAACACGTGCTGGAGATCCTCTCACAGTACAAG GTTGGTGAGCTGACTGAAGACGACCTGAAGAAGCAGCGAGCTGCTGAACCGACGGacccattctcctctgaccccGAGCGTCACCCCGTCCTGCGCATCAACACCCGCAAGCCCTTCAACGGCGAGCCGCCCCCTGAGATCCTCTCAGACAGCTACATCACTCCCGCTGCCTTCTTCTTCAAAAGGAACCACCTGCCGGTTCCGCAGGTGGACCCGGCTTCCTACCGGCTTCAGGTGGAGGGGCTGCCTGGAGGCGGTCTGACGTTGTCTTTGGAGGACCTGAAGACCAAGTTCCCCAAACACACCGTCACTGCGACGCTGCAGTGTGCAGGTAACCGCCGCAGTGACATGAACAAGGTGAAGGCGGTGAAAGGTCTGAACTGGGGCATAACTGCCATCGGTAATGCCAGATGGAGTGGTGCCAGGCTCAGAGACGTGCTTCTGGCTGCTGGTTTTGGCCCAGATGTGGCCCGGTGGGCTCGCCACGTCCATTTTGAGGGACTGGATAAAGACGTGACAGGGACTCCCTACGGTTCTTCAATTCCTCTGAGCAAGGCCGTCAGCGAGGAAGGGGACGTGCTTTTGGCGTACGAAATGAACGGCGAGGAAATCCCCCGCGACCACGGCTTCCCGGTGCGGGTGGTGGTACCGGGCGTGGTGGGCGCGCGCAACGTGAAGTGGCTGGGGAGGGTGGTGGTCAGCGCGGAGGAGAGCGgcagccactggcagcagcacGACTACAAAGGTTTCTCACCTGGGACGGACTGGGACCACGTGGACTTTAAATCCGCTCCGGCCATCCAGGAGCTGCCCATCCAGTCGGCCATCACTGTCCCGGCGGACGGCGCCGTGATCGACCGCAGCGACGAAACGCTAACCGTGACAGGCTACGCGTGGAGCGGCGGGGGCAGGGAGGTGGTGCGCGTGGACGTGTCCCTGGACGGAGGGGAGACGTGGCAGGTGGCCCAGCTGAGGAGCGGCGAGAAGGGACAAGCCCCAGAGGCCCCGCCTCCGCCGGGTCGAGCCTGGGCCTGGAAGCTGTGGGAGATCaccgctcctcttcctcctgaggCTCAGGAGCTGGAAATCGTTTGCAAAGCAGTGGACAGCAGCTACAACGTGCAGCCGGACACAGTTCCCCCCATCTGGAACCTGAGAGGTTTGCTGAGTAACGCCTGGCACAGAGTGACGGTCCGGGTCAGAGACGACTAG